Genomic segment of Salvia splendens isolate huo1 chromosome 12, SspV2, whole genome shotgun sequence:
GTGTTATGtgcattttcctgcaaaagtaaTTGAGATGTCACAAACATCAGTTCTTTATCATATGCATTTGCATATATAAATTTGGTGCTACTTGCATTATCTTACAAAAGTTTTGAAATGTCACATGCATCACAGTGTCAATCAAATGTTTTGTCATCACATGCATTATCCTGCAAAAATTAGATATGTCACATGCTTTACTGCAATTGTGTCTCACATGTCTTGGGGTTTAGTGTCACATGCAAATATATTTAGTTTATACATAGCTTGTGGAATTTTTTTGAAGATAACACCAAGTACTCATTCCACCTCCAAAAAATGTCTTCTAGTGAAACTCATCACTTTCATCGGATTCAAGTTCTGATGATTCAAATATCATAGCACTCAGTCAATAGGAGGAACGAGTTTCTCAACAAAATCATCAAATCTATACAATTATTGAGAACATGTTATCCACCAATCACAATCTAATTGTAGGGGTTCAAGCTTCTATATGTTATCCACCGATCACAATCAAAATCATTAAATAAAAGTTGAATGCACATGCACGTTcatacatttattattttatccaaAAATGTGTATCACAGGAACGTGAAAATTAATTAGTATAAGCTTCAAAATAAAGACAAAACCCAACACacccaaaacaaagaaaataaaaactgTATATTCGAATTAAAATGAAGACCgtaaaacacaaacaaaaattaaaattaaaattttaaatgtgGGCTGAAATTTGGACCGATTCATAGGTATCTTCCCAAAACTCTCAATGTTCTGGTCTGCGAGGATGACGATGAGGCTCTTGAGGACGAGGAGTTCGAGGAGCCTGCTCAGGAAGTTGAGCTGCAACTCTTTGAATTATCGTTGAATGGTCTGGACACGTCAAAAACTATGAAGCTATTTGGAGAAATTGGTTCGCATAGAATCAAAGTCATGGTGGATAGTGGCGCTAGCCACTGTTTTGTTTCAGAGCAATTGGCACAACAGCTCCAGTTACCGATCACGCATACTAAGCCTTATTCAGTAATATTGGGAGATGGAACGTCACGTCGTGCAGCGGGGCTCTGCCAGAAGGTGCCTTTGGTTTTGGAGAAGGAGAGCTTTGCGGTGTCATGCTATGTATTTCCTCTCCGCAACATCTACGTGATACAGGGGGTATCATGGCTCGAGATCCTCGGGTATGTCTTGGCCAATTGGCAGCATTCCTCTATGGATTTCTCGGTCGATGGTCGTCCTGTCTCAATCAAAGGCGACCTGACCCTCATGAGGCGCGTGCGCTCAACACAAGACCTGCTCTCCCTGAAAGAAGGGGACTGCTGTTGGTTCCTTCGATCGGTGGAAAATGAGTCAGCTCTGGTTTCTTTTGGCATCGGCACGGACCCATCGCAAGCAGCACAGTCCCAGCTGCTACAACTTGTGGCTGATTTCCCATCTGTTACAGAATCAGCCGGGGTCTTCCTCTGAGTCGCAGCGTTGACCATCAAATTCCGCTCCTGCCAGGTACAGAACCTGTCTCAGTTCGCCCTTACCGCTATAACCACTTACAGAAGGACGAGATGGAGAAGCTAGTAGCAGAAATGGTGTCTTCCAGGGTGATTCATCCAAGTACCAGCCCCTACTCCAGCCCGGTCCTGCTCGTCCGGAAGAAAGGCGGTTCGTGGCGTTTCTGCGTCGAGTACAAGGAATTGAACAATCGGACAGTCCTTGATAAATACCGCATTCCGGTCATTCAGGAGCTTCTCGACGAATTACATGGCGCTAGATGGTTCAGCAAGATTGATTTCAAGGCAGGATACCACCAAATTCGTGTGGCTTCCAGGGACATTCACAAGACCGCGTTTCACACGCACTCAGGTCATTATGAGTTTTTGGTAATGCCGTTCGGCCTCACCAACGCCCCGGCCACGTTTCAGGGTTTGATGAAAGACATCTTCCGGCCAGCCTTGCGAAAGTTCGTCCTGGTTTTCTTTGACGACATCATCATTTATAGCACCTCATGGGAGGCACATCTGCAGCATCTACAACACGTTTTTCAGACCCTTCACGCCCATTCCCTCGTGGTCAATCCCAAGAAATGTTTGCTGGGACACCATAGTGTGGAGTATCTTGGTCATATCGTGTCCTACGAGGGGGTGAAGATGGACCCGGCGAAGATCTCGACCATTTTACGGTGGTCGACTCCCTCGAACTTGAAGAGTGTTAGGGGTTTCTTCGGCTTAACTGGATACTACCGACAATTCATTCGTAATTATGGCAAGATCGTAGCTCCCCTCACCGCCCTTCTAAAGAAGCCTCTAGCTCCATCCGCCAAACGAGCGTGAACATGGCAAATCGACGCAGCAGCCGCGTTCGAAGCCCTTAAGGAGGCACCTCTTCTCCGTACGCCAGATTTTTACCAAAGAATTCGTCATTGAATGCAATGCCTCGGGTTGAGGGCTAGGCGCGGTTCTAATGCAGGATGCCAACCGGTTGCCTACTTCAGCAAAACACTGTCTCCCTGATGGCTCGCTAAGTCAGCCTACGAGAAAGAATTAATGGATTTAGTTTTAGCAATCCATCATTGGCGCCCTTACTTACTCGGCCACCGCTTTGTGGTCCACACGGATCAACGGAGCCTGCGTCAACTTTTGGCCCACCCCTTGGCTACTCCGGCTCAGCAGAACTGGGCTGTGAAACTGTTAGGCTACGATTTTACGATCGTCTACAAGGAAGGCCGCCTCAATAAAGCTGCCGACGCCCTCTCGCGTCGCGATGAAACAACACTGGAGCTCTCGGCTGTGTCACGACCAACCTGGCTGGAATGGTCCACCGTCCAGTCCACCATTTCTGCCGACCCAGCTCTGGCTAAAATCAAAACTCACTTGGAGGCAGGGCGTCCTTCATCTCTCCACTATGAGCTGATTCATGGGACTCTTTTCTACAAAGGTCGAATCGTGGTGCCTCCACAATCACCCTGGATTCAGAAATTGATTGCCGAGTTTCACATCACGCCAACCGGGGGCCACTCCGGTGCCTATCGCACTTACCGCCGGCTCGCATCGAACGTGTATTGGCCTGGAATGATGCGGTAGGTCACTGCCTTTGTCGCGGCTTGCGCAATCTGCCAGCAACACAAGTCCGAAACCAAGGCTCCGGCAGATCTCTTGCAACCTTTGCCAATACCGGAACGAGTTCGGGAGGATATTAGCATGGATTTCGTCTCCGGGTTACCTAAGGCAGGGGAGTTCGACTGCATCTTCGTCGTCATCGACCGTTTATCCAAATATGCACACTTCATTGGCTTGAGGCACCCATTTTCGGCTCGACAAGTGGCTTATACGTTCAAAAGTGAGATTATACGCCTCCATGGCATCCCTTGTTCCATCGTGTCGGATCAAGATCCACTATTTTTAAGCTCCTTCTGGAGAGAGCTCTTTCGCGCTATGGGAACTAAGCTGAAAATGAGCTCGGCGTACCACCCCGAAACAGATGGCCAAACAGAGGTACTAAATCGGTGCCTGCTGCAGACTTACCTTACCTCCGCTGTTTTTCGTCCAATAGACCGAAGCAGTGGCACAAGTGGCTGTCTTGGGCTGAGTACTGCTATAACATGAGTTCCCATTCGTCCGCTGGGATGACGCCTTTCGAGGTAGTTTAAGGCCGACCGCCCCCGACCATCCATGATTTCCTACCAGGTGAGATCAGAGCCCAGGCAGTTGTTGACACGCTCAGGTCTCGCAACGACGCCCTGGAACTTCTGCGCCACCACCTTCAACGCGCTCAAAATCGGATGACGGTCGCCGCTAACAAGCGACGTCGCGATATTCACTTCAACATCGGCGACATGGTGTATTTGAGGTTTTGCCCACACCGTCTGTCCACACTCTTTACGGTGCGAAATAGGAAGCTTGCCCCTCGCTACTTCGGCCCATTTCGGGTCAGTGCGCGCATTGGCGGCTCTGCGAATCGCTTAGAGCTTCCCGCCTCAGCTCGAATTCACCCGGTTTTCCAGGTCTCCTTGTTGAAACGAGCCATTGGGGAGGAGAGGGCTGAACCAACTTTGCTGGAGGGACTAATCGAGCCCCCAATCTTACCGGAGAGGGCTTATTCAGTTGATTGGGCCACTATAAAGGTAACTGGTACTATTATCTAACTTGAATTTGGATGTGGGTTTCTCATATTATGGAAGTAGTTAGTTATTGAGTTTCTCATTCTGTGATTCTATTGGAGTTTTAAGTTGTCAATTACTCATTTTAGTGCATTCAGGCGATAACTTGACAGGAAACAATTATTATGCAGGATGATGGTGTCCTATGTTTTGAATTTAGTAGAGACTCCGAGATGATTGCATCTGGATCACAAGATGGAAAAACAAAGGTAaatactcatatatatatatatatatatatatatatgactatGATCAATACCAAACAACTCCTAAACCTTAAGCGTCGAACAatatcattatatgataacctggagttcattataatgaactaataacaaacttataatgaacttcagatttttaaactatgcatgatgatgttattgtttttaaatcttagcattccctataatgaactacaaataaagttgtgtAGAGTTCATGGCATCAAGAGTTCCGTGCTCATTCATCTTATTAATGATGCATGCCATCTTCACAGCTGATGGTTCTTGTATCATATATAACTGCATGCACGGTGAAAGTATGTAACCTTATTAGTCACTGCTTTTTGTGGGATTGCTCGCCTTCCTGTTTTATGGGATGTCAAGACTACAGATTGTCTGCAGTTGTTTAAGCCACCTCCTCCGCTAGGGCTACTTGTGTTGTTACTAGTTTGAGCTTTAAATTGAGCTTTAAATTTTATCGAAGCCATGTCATTGCATACACGCATCTGCACCTGAAATTGACTTCTCTAATCGGTTCATGCAAGGAAAATCATGTCTATTAGTGAAATTATTGTACATGAATATTTTAAGACGTTTAGGGGCATTTACTTTTGAGTGATATATGATAGATTGATATAACATCGGTTTTAGAAGGGTAAGATGGTCAAACCAGCTCAAAATTAATCAATTCATCAAGTAAACATTGGATTagcttgtatttttttttatcaatccaTTCTCTATCAAGATAAACGCCCCCTTAGTGATATAATTAATATAGTTATTGTAGGGGTAACAATCACATCTGGTCTCCTCCTATTCTCTCTCTTGACGACTTGTCTAGGGAATAGGGGACAAAGTCACCAAACTCATTTAACCCAAAATCGCACCCCTCTCCCACGTACAATGTGCAAATTTGCAGCCAGAAACAACTTCTGTAACATGTCTAAACTGAATCAGTTCGTTGAGAATTCTTTAGGCCATCCACCATGGGCCGCCCTAAGGCGCGCTTTATGGTGCGctacgtcatcagttttatcctctcAGCCCTCACCTACAGTGGGGTGTCCTAAGACTCGCCTTAtgcattttttaattgaatatttaaataattataaaaattgggaaaaaacttcatttcatttataaaaattaataaattacaatacgaattaaaaaaatacgcaaactcagcgacgacggttacgggcccacacttcttcaatcatgtcgttcatgagctgagcatggtcttgttggttgcgcattgaggcctatTCTTCAATCGATTGGGCCtgtggatctgctccgccgtcgcctcctcgcgctgcatttcgactaagcattccgccatggtCTCTTCAACAgctgcatctaaggcttccGAGGTCGAACTACCTGACTCCGAAGAACTAGAACTAGTggtgtcgtcgtcgtggttcattttggcatgcgagagaggtagaaatgtgagagatgatcgaaatgagagatgcgagatgttcgtatgaacaagtgaatgagaaacgaggtttaaatagacaaaattcagaaaaaaaaataaaaaaacgcgtgccatcgtccgcctagcccacaatggggcgtccgatggcgcggacgataggccatcgtccgcgcttcttccgcggacgatgcattgggcgtgggcgtagggcgcggacgatggcgggcacccacaatgaaggcatcgtccgcgcacgAGGACGATGGCCGCCATCGGgtgccccattgtgggtgcccttaTGGGGTTTTGCTACTTTGCACTAGCCTCTAGCTGTTGCTTTTTTTGGCAACATTAGATTTAAAGTCCGTATGATTATGTTTGCCTTTGGGCCGCTAGGCCAATACACACACAAGctatcaattatttttttatttttttattttcggtATACATTGTACTTTCCCCTTCTTTAGAATTGGTTCACTAATTTATCCAAATTGTATGCAGAAATTTATATTGCTTCAGTTATGAATCTGGCAAGTTAGAGCATCTAATGTGCGAGTGTGTGTATTGTAACTGAAAAAAACAGCTCAAGCCAGCATAGTTTTTTCTTCTCTGGTATGCTTTCGCCTAACGGGATTAATCACGAATCATTTAATTGCTATAGATTCATAAAGAAAATGCAATAGAACTAGGAAGGGTGATAGTTTGAAGAAGACTACTCTGACTCACCAAAGATCCTTGTGAAGAAGGAGACATTGTTGGAGGAGGGGCTTGACAATCGTATCAATGTTGATGACGTTTTGAAGGAACTGCAAAAACACAAGGGAGTAATCACTGATTTTCACCAGGACCATCACAACATTTGGCATTACACAgtgttgagaaaaccgggtaattttctctcaaatagtgaaatgaaccgattcagtaatttcagagttaacccaatggggtctactcgataaaattacttctccaaataaattctttggaaagactggcgaggacactgtccctcttaaataccagattcctaacagaatttatcagtcggtgtatttatcacaatataaaaacacccaaaagaaccgtacaaaacactactaccaaacccgcaaataatattgaatacaatactactacagaaaataaacccagaaataaatgcggaacaaaatagataataaagaaagaacacacccggaactttgataacggagttcggccaaattgcctacgtctccgagcaccctctgcagagcccacttatatatttaaatggagAAGAGTACAATTTGGGATGTATTACAAAATGGGGGGTGAGCTCATTTTATAGGCAGCCACACCCCCAAACAAGTGATagcccaccgatgtgggatatggaaTTTGTGAAAATTTGACAAActtcaacaaatctccaccttggcaaAATTTCAAATCCCACCGAACACGATTCTTCTCCATCCAAACAGACGACTCGCGGTGCTTTCATATTGGCGCAGTCAAGCGCCAACTCCAAATCGCAGAATATT
This window contains:
- the LOC121758508 gene encoding uncharacterized protein LOC121758508, with product MTVAANKRRRDIHFNIGDMVYLRFCPHRLSTLFTVRNRKLAPRYFGPFRVSARIGGSANRLELPASARIHPVFQVSLLKRAIGEERAEPTLLEGLIEPPILPERAYSVDWATIKDDGVLCFEFSRDSEMIASGSQDGKTKLMVLVSYITACTVKVCNLISHCFLWDCSPSCFMGCQDYRLSAVV